One region of Limnospira fusiformis SAG 85.79 genomic DNA includes:
- a CDS encoding HepT-like ribonuclease domain-containing protein has translation MAKDKQALIDILKAIQQIISYVEDIKKEDLQQDDEKQAAILYRIIIVGEATKRLSPEFRQQYPMIPWREMAGLRDVAWH, from the coding sequence ATGGCCAAGGATAAACAGGCATTAATAGATATTCTAAAGGCTATCCAGCAGATTATTAGTTATGTTGAGGATATCAAAAAAGAAGACTTGCAACAAGATGATGAAAAACAGGCGGCTATTTTATATAGGATTATTATTGTTGGGGAAGCAACTAAACGATTATCCCCTGAATTTCGTCAACAATACCCCATGATTCCTTGGCGGGAAATGGCGGGTCTACGAGATGTGGCATGGCATTAG
- a CDS encoding nucleotidyltransferase family protein, protein MTTKISDRQIYARLGITPQQLAEFCQRWQIVELALFGSILRDDFNANSDVDILVTFQPNHSWGLEFIQMREQLSTLFNRPVDLITQQSILNSHNVLRRQSILNSAEVIYGQG, encoded by the coding sequence ATGACTACCAAAATAAGCGATCGCCAAATTTATGCTCGCCTAGGAATTACCCCTCAACAACTGGCTGAATTTTGCCAACGTTGGCAGATAGTTGAACTTGCCCTATTTGGATCCATTCTCCGAGATGACTTTAACGCCAATAGTGACGTAGATATTTTAGTCACCTTTCAGCCTAATCACTCTTGGGGTTTAGAGTTTATTCAAATGCGAGAACAACTCTCTACTCTTTTTAATCGTCCTGTTGATCTCATCACCCAACAAAGTATTCTCAATAGTCATAATGTTCTCCGTCGCCAGAGCATCCTCAATTCAGCAGAGGTCATCTATGGCCAAGGATAA
- a CDS encoding RNA-guided endonuclease InsQ/TnpB family protein yields the protein MPYKAFRTKLKLNDRQATLMAKHAGYARFVFNWGLHLWMSAYQEGLKPNVNSIKKVFTNYVKPQYPWMSELSSRVYQYAFINLGDAFKRFFKGISSYPKFKKKGHHDSFTLDNCGKPFKLSGTRHKLPFVGWVSTFEAQPESWVKKVTLTRQAGDWYISFFVEITPEITPKYRERIGVDLGINNLATCSDGTQFSNPKAYKAATQKLARLQRHLSRKVKGSKNWAKCLLKVQKLHQRVANIRRDTIHKITTFLAKNHSQVVIEDLNVSGMLKNHCLAGSIADASFYEFRRQLGYKAERYGSKLIIADRFYPSSQLCSNCGYRQKMPLVRRTFECPNCGLKIDRDLNASINLEKSPGSDDYTCGRGAADSPGRSQK from the coding sequence ATGCCTTACAAAGCTTTCCGGACAAAACTAAAACTCAATGACCGTCAAGCCACCTTGATGGCCAAACACGCGGGGTATGCTCGATTTGTGTTCAATTGGGGATTACACTTATGGATGTCAGCTTATCAAGAGGGACTCAAGCCTAACGTCAACTCCATCAAAAAGGTTTTTACGAATTATGTGAAACCTCAATATCCTTGGATGTCCGAATTGTCTTCTAGAGTTTATCAATATGCCTTCATTAATCTAGGGGATGCCTTTAAGCGCTTCTTCAAAGGAATAAGCAGTTATCCTAAATTTAAGAAGAAAGGCCACCATGATAGCTTTACCCTTGACAATTGTGGCAAACCATTCAAGTTGTCAGGAACTCGCCATAAGCTGCCTTTTGTGGGCTGGGTTTCTACATTTGAGGCACAACCCGAAAGTTGGGTTAAGAAAGTCACCCTAACGCGCCAAGCAGGTGACTGGTATATTAGCTTTTTCGTAGAAATCACGCCAGAAATTACACCGAAATATCGAGAGAGAATCGGGGTTGACCTAGGAATTAACAATTTGGCGACTTGCTCCGATGGGACCCAATTCTCTAATCCCAAGGCTTATAAAGCAGCCACCCAAAAACTAGCTCGATTACAACGTCATTTAAGTCGCAAAGTCAAAGGCTCGAAAAATTGGGCCAAATGTCTCTTAAAAGTTCAAAAGCTACATCAAAGAGTAGCAAACATTCGGCGGGACACGATTCATAAAATAACTACTTTCTTGGCTAAGAACCACAGCCAAGTAGTCATTGAAGATTTGAATGTGTCAGGTATGCTGAAAAATCATTGTTTGGCGGGTTCTATCGCTGATGCTTCATTTTATGAGTTCCGTCGTCAACTAGGTTACAAGGCAGAACGTTATGGTTCAAAGTTGATTATTGCGGATAGATTTTATCCATCCAGTCAACTGTGTTCTAATTGCGGTTATCGTCAAAAAATGCCCCTAGTCCGTCGGACTTTTGAATGTCCAAACTGTGGCCTGAAGATTGATAGAGATTTGAACGCCAGTATAAATTTAGAAAAATCGCCTGGTTCAGACGATTACACTTGTGGACGGGGTGCTGCCGACAGTCCCGGACGAAGCCAGAAATAA
- a CDS encoding type II toxin-antitoxin system HicB family antitoxin: MSRYSMIVQWSDEDELFLVTIPEFSEQVVMPCTHGKTREEAIRNGEEVIEMYLAAWQAEGEVIPQPKTLEVV; encoded by the coding sequence ATGAGTCGATACAGCATGATTGTTCAATGGTCTGATGAAGATGAGCTTTTCCTAGTCACCATTCCCGAGTTTTCTGAGCAGGTCGTGATGCCTTGTACTCACGGAAAAACTCGGGAAGAGGCAATCCGCAATGGGGAAGAAGTGATTGAAATGTATCTAGCAGCTTGGCAGGCGGAAGGTGAGGTCATTCCTCAACCGAAAACACTTGAGGTGGTTTGA
- the pstB gene encoding phosphate ABC transporter ATP-binding protein PstB, with protein MMDASIPDTANVTDTDIVIHAENIDVFYGDFKAVRGVTMDILQKRVTAFIGPSGCGKTTILRCFNRINDLIPGFRLSGNIYYQGQNLYDPIVDPVQVRRQIGMVFQKPNPFPKSIYENIAYGVRVNGLAKSKADLDEIVERSLRQAVLWDEVKDKLRQSGLALSGGQQQRLCIARAVSVQPDVILMDEPCSALDPISTMRIEELIVELKQQYTIIIVTHNMQQATRVADMTAFFNAKAEDGSKRFGYLVEFSDTHSLFQNPQEEATQQYVSGRFG; from the coding sequence ATGATGGATGCTAGTATTCCCGATACTGCTAATGTGACTGATACCGATATAGTCATCCATGCTGAAAATATTGATGTTTTCTATGGGGATTTTAAGGCAGTTCGCGGCGTGACTATGGACATTCTCCAAAAACGAGTAACCGCTTTTATCGGACCTTCTGGCTGCGGTAAAACTACTATTCTCCGCTGCTTTAATCGCATTAATGATTTGATTCCAGGCTTCAGGTTGTCCGGGAATATTTACTATCAGGGTCAGAATTTATACGATCCCATTGTCGATCCTGTCCAAGTGCGACGACAAATTGGTATGGTATTTCAGAAGCCTAACCCCTTCCCTAAGTCTATTTATGAAAATATCGCCTATGGGGTGCGCGTCAATGGTTTGGCTAAGTCTAAAGCTGATCTCGATGAAATTGTAGAGCGATCGCTCCGTCAGGCTGTACTGTGGGATGAAGTCAAGGACAAACTCCGACAAAGTGGTTTGGCTTTGTCTGGGGGTCAGCAACAACGTCTATGTATTGCGCGCGCGGTTTCCGTTCAACCTGATGTAATTCTCATGGATGAACCTTGCTCCGCTTTGGACCCTATTTCTACCATGCGGATTGAAGAACTCATTGTTGAGCTAAAACAACAATACACTATCATTATCGTTACCCATAATATGCAGCAAGCAACTAGGGTCGCTGATATGACTGCCTTTTTTAACGCTAAAGCCGAAGATGGTAGCAAGCGTTTTGGCTACCTCGTTGAGTTTAGCGATACTCACAGTCTGTTCCAAAATCCCCAAGAAGAAGCCACCCAACAATATGTTAGTGGTCGCTTTGGTTAA
- a CDS encoding type II toxin-antitoxin system RelE family toxin: MPYQVIISPTAADQIRELTARQRSMVLEGISQQLTSQPTVETRNRKLMRPNPLASWELRIGQLRVYYDVEEEPEAIVEILAVGIKDRNQVRFGDRLWEETDEDS, encoded by the coding sequence TTGCCGTATCAAGTTATTATCTCGCCAACCGCTGCCGACCAGATCCGGGAGTTGACGGCGCGACAACGGAGTATGGTACTCGAAGGGATTTCTCAACAACTCACCAGTCAACCTACTGTGGAAACCCGCAACCGGAAGCTAATGCGTCCTAATCCCTTGGCATCTTGGGAATTGCGGATTGGGCAGTTGCGTGTGTACTATGATGTAGAGGAAGAGCCGGAGGCTATTGTGGAAATTTTGGCGGTTGGCATCAAGGACAGAAATCAAGTTAGATTCGGCGATCGCTTATGGGAGGAAACAGATGAAGACTCTTAA
- a CDS encoding DUF3368 domain-containing protein, translating to MIVISDTSVITNLAAIHHLKLLSQLYHQVTIPESVYRELVDIDPPVPGTLEVQGAAWLKVRALVNRSVVEQLQNEVRLDPGEAEAIALAIELQADLLLIDERRGRAEADRLGIKITGLLGILVEAKQKNLITAVKPLMDALIATSEFRVSSALYNQILNMVNET from the coding sequence GTGATTGTCATTAGTGATACATCAGTAATCACTAACCTGGCGGCAATTCACCACCTAAAACTTCTGTCTCAACTTTACCATCAAGTGACTATTCCTGAATCTGTGTATCGGGAACTCGTTGATATTGACCCTCCCGTACCCGGAACTCTGGAAGTTCAAGGTGCAGCCTGGTTAAAAGTCAGAGCATTAGTTAACCGTAGTGTGGTTGAACAGCTTCAAAATGAGGTAAGGTTAGATCCGGGAGAGGCAGAGGCGATCGCTCTTGCCATAGAGCTTCAGGCAGATTTGTTGTTGATTGATGAGCGTCGGGGTCGAGCGGAGGCTGACCGTTTAGGCATCAAGATTACTGGATTGCTAGGCATTCTGGTTGAAGCCAAGCAGAAAAATTTAATTACTGCGGTCAAACCTCTGATGGATGCTCTGATTGCTACGTCAGAGTTTAGAGTATCTTCGGCTTTATACAACCAGATTTTGAATATGGTCAATGAAACTTAA
- a CDS encoding WD40 repeat domain-containing protein, producing the protein MGELKDRLAKIPREDGRWLLETLPGSLWRASQTARLHQLLTDFDFMQAKLAECGVQALIEDYDLAMSSDVLLNPEQTETLQLIAGTLRLSAHVLASDTTQLAGQLLGRLLSFENPEIVALLEQAKQAQKKPWFRPLTANLTPPGGPLIRTLTGHSGWVYAVAIAPDGKRAVSASSDNTLKLWDLETGTELATLTGHSSSVLAVAIAPDGKRAVSASFDDTLKLWDLETGRELATLTGHSSWVTAVAITPDGKRAVSASEDKTLKLWDLETGTELATLTGHSSWVRGVAIAPDGKRAVSASGDNTLKLWDLETGTELATLTGHSSWVRGVAIAPDGFLAVSASRDETLKLWDLETGTELATLTGHSLPVLAVAIAPDGKRAVSASYKTLKLWDLETGTELATLTGHSSLVWAVAIAPDGKRAVSASWDRTLKLWDLETGTELATLTGHSSWVNAVAIAPDGKRAVSASFDNTLKQWDLETGTELATLTGHSGSVWAVAIAPDGKRAVSASEDETLKLWDLETGTELATLTGHSGSVWAVAIAPDGKRAVSASEDETLKLWDLETGTELATLTGHSGSVWAVAIAPDGKRAVSASDDKTLKLWDLETGTELATLTGHSSWVNAVAIAPDGKRAVSASGDRTLKLWDLETGTELATLTGHSSSVLAVAITPDGKRAVSASWDKTLKLWDLETGKELATFTGEAAMSSCAIAPDGVTVAAGDEAGVVHFLRLEGV; encoded by the coding sequence ATGGGTGAACTCAAAGACCGATTAGCTAAAATACCGAGAGAAGACGGACGGTGGCTGTTAGAAACCTTGCCCGGAAGTTTGTGGCGTGCCTCCCAAACTGCACGGCTGCACCAATTGCTGACGGATTTTGACTTTATGCAGGCAAAACTGGCGGAGTGCGGGGTGCAAGCGTTAATAGAAGATTACGATTTGGCGATGAGTTCGGATGTCTTGCTGAACCCGGAACAGACGGAAACCCTGCAATTAATCGCCGGGACGTTGCGGCTATCGGCTCATGTTTTAGCCTCGGATACAACCCAACTGGCGGGGCAACTTCTGGGGCGGTTGCTGTCCTTTGAGAATCCAGAAATTGTGGCTTTATTGGAACAGGCAAAACAAGCCCAGAAAAAACCCTGGTTTCGTCCCCTCACAGCTAATCTCACCCCTCCCGGCGGGCCACTAATTCGCACCCTCACCGGGCATAGTGGCTGGGTATATGCAGTAGCGATCGCCCCCGACGGGAAACGAGCCGTCTCGGCATCCTCGGATAACACCCTGAAACTGTGGGATTTGGAGACCGGGACGGAACTGGCTACCCTCACCGGGCATAGTAGCTCGGTACTAGCAGTAGCGATCGCCCCCGACGGGAAACGAGCGGTCTCGGCATCGTTTGATGACACCCTGAAACTGTGGGATTTGGAGACGGGGAGGGAACTGGCTACCCTCACCGGGCATAGTAGCTGGGTAACAGCAGTAGCGATCACCCCGGACGGGAAACGAGCGGTCTCGGCATCGGAGGATAAAACCCTGAAACTGTGGGATTTGGAGACGGGGACGGAACTGGCTACCCTCACCGGGCATAGTAGCTGGGTAAGAGGAGTAGCGATCGCCCCGGACGGGAAACGAGCGGTCTCGGCATCGGGGGATAACACCCTGAAACTGTGGGATTTGGAGACGGGGACGGAACTGGCTACCCTCACCGGGCATAGTAGCTGGGTAAGAGGAGTAGCGATCGCCCCGGACGGGTTCCTAGCGGTCTCGGCATCCAGGGATGAAACCCTGAAACTGTGGGATTTGGAGACGGGGACGGAACTGGCTACCCTCACCGGGCATAGTCTCCCGGTACTAGCAGTAGCGATCGCCCCCGACGGGAAACGAGCCGTCTCGGCATCCTATAAAACCCTGAAACTGTGGGATTTGGAGACGGGGACGGAACTGGCTACCCTCACCGGGCATAGTAGCTTGGTATGGGCAGTAGCGATCGCCCCCGACGGGAAACGAGCGGTCTCGGCATCCTGGGATAGAACCCTGAAACTGTGGGATTTGGAGACGGGGACGGAACTGGCTACCCTCACCGGGCATAGTAGCTGGGTAAATGCAGTAGCGATCGCCCCGGACGGGAAACGAGCGGTCTCGGCATCCTTTGATAACACCCTGAAACAGTGGGATTTGGAGACGGGGACGGAACTGGCTACCCTCACCGGGCATAGTGGCTCGGTATGGGCAGTAGCGATCGCCCCGGACGGGAAACGAGCCGTCTCGGCATCGGAGGATGAAACCCTGAAACTGTGGGATTTGGAGACCGGGACGGAACTGGCTACCCTCACCGGGCATAGTGGCTCGGTATGGGCAGTAGCGATCGCCCCCGACGGGAAACGAGCGGTCTCGGCATCGGAGGATGAAACCCTGAAACTGTGGGATTTGGAGACCGGGACGGAACTGGCTACCCTCACCGGGCATAGTGGCTCGGTATGGGCAGTAGCGATCGCCCCCGACGGGAAACGAGCGGTCTCGGCATCGGATGATAAAACCCTGAAACTGTGGGATTTGGAGACCGGGACGGAACTGGCTACCCTCACCGGGCATAGTAGCTGGGTAAATGCAGTAGCGATCGCCCCCGACGGGAAACGAGCCGTCTCGGCATCGGGGGATAGAACCCTGAAACTGTGGGATTTGGAGACCGGGACGGAACTGGCTACCCTCACCGGGCATAGTAGCTCGGTACTAGCAGTAGCCATTACCCCGGACGGGAAACGAGCGGTCTCGGCATCCTGGGATAAAACCCTGAAACTGTGGGATTTGGAGACGGGGAAAGAGTTAGCCACCTTTACCGGGGAGGCTGCGATGTCTTCCTGTGCGATCGCACCGGATGGGGTAACGGTGGCGGCGGGGGATGAGGCGGGGGTGGTGCATTTTCTGCGGTTGGAGGGGGTGTGA
- the pstB gene encoding phosphate ABC transporter ATP-binding protein PstB, giving the protein MQQYISDVSVNTRRIFEIKNLSVYYSGAIALRDVNMDILERKITAFIGPSGCGKSTLLRCFNRTNDLVPGAEVKGLLNYRGQPLYRKGVDPVVVRRRIGMVFQQPNPFPKTIYDNVAYGLRVNGIKDNLDERVEKALRSAALWDEVKDNMKKLGTSLSGGQQQRLCIARAIAVQPDVILMDEPCSALDPISTMRIEDLMAELKEHYTIVIVTHNMQQASRVADYTAFFNAEALEGGKRVGYLVEVDTTENIFSCPQDQRTHDYVSGRFG; this is encoded by the coding sequence ATGCAACAATATATTAGTGATGTGTCCGTAAATACTCGGCGCATTTTTGAGATTAAAAATCTATCGGTTTACTACAGCGGTGCGATCGCTCTCCGGGATGTTAACATGGATATCCTGGAGCGCAAGATTACCGCTTTTATTGGCCCCTCTGGCTGTGGTAAAAGTACCCTCTTACGCTGCTTTAACCGCACTAATGACCTGGTTCCTGGTGCTGAGGTTAAAGGGCTTTTGAATTACCGAGGTCAACCCCTCTATCGCAAGGGAGTTGATCCCGTTGTTGTCCGCCGCCGCATTGGTATGGTCTTTCAGCAGCCTAACCCTTTCCCTAAGACCATTTATGATAATGTCGCCTATGGTTTGCGCGTAAATGGAATTAAGGATAACTTAGATGAGAGGGTCGAAAAAGCCCTACGCAGCGCCGCCCTCTGGGATGAGGTTAAGGATAATATGAAAAAGTTGGGGACTTCTCTATCGGGAGGACAGCAGCAACGTTTATGTATCGCTAGGGCGATCGCTGTTCAACCCGATGTTATTTTGATGGATGAACCCTGTTCCGCTTTAGACCCCATTTCCACCATGCGAATTGAAGATTTGATGGCTGAACTAAAGGAACATTATACCATTGTCATTGTTACCCATAATATGCAGCAGGCTTCTCGCGTAGCTGATTATACCGCCTTCTTTAACGCCGAAGCCCTAGAAGGTGGTAAGCGCGTTGGTTATTTAGTCGAAGTAGATACCACTGAAAACATTTTTTCCTGTCCCCAAGACCAGCGAACTCATGATTATGTTAGTGGTCGTTTTGGCTAA
- a CDS encoding IS630-like element ISAtsp1 family transposase (programmed frameshift) — protein sequence MPAPYSYDLRQKVIDAIELDGMPKTEASQVFHVSRNTINLWLQRKAQTGDFLPKPHHRPGNNHKITDWQKFKAFAQEHGDKTAAQMAELWDDDISPRTISRALKKIGFTRKKTYGYQERDEQQREEFMAQIEQMEPEEVVYLDEAGMNSQDSDYPYGYCEEGKRFHALKSGKRQGRVSMIAAWCHQQLLAPFSFEGCCHRTVFELWLEFILIPTLKPGQTLVLDNATFHKGGRIAELVEAAQCRLLYLPPYSPDLNKIEKCWSWLKARIRHAREQFDSLHDAMDSVLKAAS from the exons ATGCCAGCCCCCTATAGTTACGACCTCAGACAAAAAGTGATTGATGCCATTGAACTAGACGGTATGCCCAAAACCGAAGCCAGTCAAGTTTTCCATGTCAGCAGGAACACCATTAATCTCTGGCTGCAAAGAAAAGCACAGACCGGAGACTTCCTCCCTAAACCTCATCACCGACCTGGCAATAACCACAAAATTACCGACTGGCAAAAATTCAAGGCTTTTGCCCAAGAGCATGGCGACAAAACAGCAGCTCAAATGGCTGAACTTTGGGATGACGACATCTCTCCTCGCACCATATCCAGAGCCTTGAAGAAAATTGGCTTCACCAGAAAAAAAACTTACGGCTACCAAGAACGTGATGAGCAACAGCGAGAGGAGTTTATGGCTCAGATTGAACAGATGGAGCCGGAAGAAGTGGTCTACCTCGATGAAGCCGGCATGAATAGTCAGGACTCGGATTACCCTTATGGTTACTGCGAGGAAGGAAAACGCTTCCATGCACTCAAATCAGGGAAGAGGCAGGGCAGGGTAAGTATGATAGCCGCATGGTGTCATCAACAACTCTTAGCTCCCTTTAGCTTTGAGGGTTGTTGTCATCGGACAGTGTTTGAGTTGTGGTTGGAGTTCATCTTAATTCCAACATTGAAGCCAGGTCAGACTCTAGTATTGGACAATGCAACGTTTCATAAAGGGGGACGGATTGCTGAACTGGTGGAGGCAGCTCAATGCCGTTTACTCTATCTACCGCCTTATTCGCCAGACCTCAACAAGATAGAGAAATGTTGGTCGTGGCTGAAAGCCCGTATTCGCCAC GCACGTGAGCAGTTTGATTCTCTCCATGATGCCATGGATTCCGTTCTCAAAGCTGCGTCCTAA
- a CDS encoding NblA/ycf18 family protein, which translates to MQTPGNLSIEQQFKLKVLQEQVKHLSLEEAQEYLIEVFRQGMVKDNLLKNWMKGA; encoded by the coding sequence ATGCAAACCCCAGGAAATCTAAGCATAGAGCAACAATTCAAGCTCAAGGTTCTCCAGGAACAAGTCAAACACCTAAGTTTAGAAGAAGCTCAGGAGTATCTAATCGAGGTTTTTCGCCAAGGGATGGTTAAGGATAACTTACTGAAAAACTGGATGAAAGGCGCATAG
- a CDS encoding Uma2 family endonuclease, with the protein MTSITTDKTYTFEDYLKYDDGTDNHYELVNGQLEIMNPPTIRHLLIADFIRDTLKAEITRMNSPWLCLKEAGVRTSPRKSRLMDVCVVSREKVVELLDESAVFQTPPILVVEVVSPESVNRDYRYKRTEYAAAEIQEYWIVDPILNKISILRLDEGLYEETVLTDNQQIVSQVFPELRLNIGDIFAAGNIFTSPENPPQS; encoded by the coding sequence ATGACATCTATAACCACCGACAAAACATATACTTTTGAGGACTACCTCAAATATGATGATGGCACAGACAACCATTATGAATTAGTCAATGGACAATTAGAAATCATGAACCCACCAACCATCAGACATTTGCTAATCGCCGATTTTATCCGGGATACTTTAAAAGCCGAAATAACTCGGATGAATTCACCTTGGTTGTGTTTGAAAGAAGCCGGGGTGAGAACCTCACCGAGGAAGTCGCGATTGATGGATGTCTGTGTCGTATCCAGAGAAAAAGTTGTAGAATTGTTGGATGAATCGGCAGTTTTTCAAACGCCACCCATCCTAGTGGTGGAAGTGGTCAGTCCCGAATCGGTAAACCGGGATTATCGGTACAAAAGAACGGAATATGCGGCGGCGGAAATCCAGGAATATTGGATTGTAGATCCGATATTAAATAAGATATCGATTTTGCGGCTGGATGAGGGTTTATATGAAGAAACTGTGTTGACGGACAATCAACAAATAGTCTCTCAAGTTTTCCCGGAATTAAGGTTAAATATCGGAGACATTTTCGCAGCGGGCAATATTTTCACCTCCCCGGAAAATCCCCCGCAATCCTAA
- a CDS encoding UPF0175 family protein encodes MTVLISDEILEASQLTPSEFRQEVALHLFQTGRLTLGYASKLADMPSGAFRQLLKQRDIPLYSYDVEDFALDIKNLRELGRL; translated from the coding sequence ATGACTGTACTCATCTCAGACGAAATCCTGGAAGCCTCTCAGCTTACCCCAAGCGAATTTCGCCAAGAAGTAGCATTACACCTGTTTCAAACCGGGCGTTTGACCTTGGGCTATGCCAGTAAATTGGCAGATATGCCATCCGGTGCTTTTCGCCAACTTCTGAAACAACGAGATATCCCGCTTTACTCCTACGATGTGGAAGATTTTGCCTTAGATATCAAGAATTTACGGGAGTTGGGACGCTTGTGA
- a CDS encoding phycobiliprotein lyase: MDAIEFFNMSAGRWRSLRTTHHLAFRQAEKGFSDINVTSLTADDPQVAEICKMHDIDPSLAAGGAHVTWNGEMAWDKEDENHKGSTVFAIVPDPDDPRRGRMLRERGYAEIVPVIGRFEMDEEDGLTLITEYETMSSIERFWFVGPHVRMRSSAVKRFGGFNTSTFCTEIRIDSDSNTTTTSEADKPSADFISAFGW; this comes from the coding sequence ATGGATGCTATAGAATTTTTTAATATGAGTGCCGGAAGATGGCGATCGCTAAGGACTACCCATCACCTAGCTTTTCGTCAAGCCGAAAAAGGATTTTCTGATATCAATGTAACCTCCCTTACCGCTGATGACCCCCAGGTAGCCGAGATCTGCAAAATGCACGATATTGACCCGAGTTTGGCGGCGGGGGGCGCTCATGTCACCTGGAATGGCGAAATGGCTTGGGATAAGGAAGACGAAAATCATAAGGGTTCTACCGTATTTGCGATCGTACCAGACCCAGATGATCCGCGCCGGGGTCGAATGCTGCGGGAACGCGGTTATGCCGAAATTGTCCCCGTGATTGGACGTTTTGAGATGGACGAAGAGGACGGCTTAACCTTAATAACCGAATATGAAACCATGAGTTCCATTGAGCGTTTTTGGTTTGTGGGTCCTCATGTAAGAATGCGATCGAGTGCCGTCAAGCGGTTCGGAGGCTTCAACACCTCCACCTTCTGCACAGAAATCCGCATCGACTCTGATTCTAACACAACCACAACTTCCGAAGCCGACAAACCATCTGCTGATTTTATCTCAGCCTTTGGTTGGTAA
- a CDS encoding type II toxin-antitoxin system HicA family toxin, with translation MPRKIRELKAQIAQYGFVYLPKRGKGSHERWRHPLIGKTLTISGQDGDDVPRYLEKQLEKLLTELEGLREEEDS, from the coding sequence ATGCCCCGGAAGATTCGAGAGTTGAAAGCTCAAATTGCACAGTATGGCTTTGTTTACTTGCCTAAGCGCGGTAAGGGCAGCCATGAGCGTTGGCGACATCCTCTGATTGGAAAAACCCTGACCATTTCAGGTCAGGATGGAGATGATGTGCCCCGTTACCTAGAAAAACAACTGGAAAAACTGCTAACTGAACTGGAAGGGTTGAGAGAGGAGGAAGATTCATGA
- a CDS encoding type II toxin-antitoxin system HicA family toxin → MKSISGKALCKIVEQQGWQLKRITGSHHLYTIG, encoded by the coding sequence ATGAAATCGATTTCTGGTAAAGCACTCTGTAAAATTGTGGAACAACAGGGTTGGCAGCTAAAACGAATCACAGGCAGCCATCATCTCTATACGATCGGTTAG
- the vapC gene encoding type II toxin-antitoxin system tRNA(fMet)-specific endonuclease VapC, protein MRFLLDTNSCIIYLRGKNLALKKRLEFYRKEVAVCSVVKAELFYGSMKSANPEKNLRLQTEFLSQFISLPFDDVAANLFGIIRSQLEFKGTPIGSYDLQIAAIALAHHLTLVTHNVREFSRVEGLQWEDWEPET, encoded by the coding sequence ATGAGATTTTTGCTGGATACAAATAGCTGCATTATCTATTTACGCGGCAAGAACTTAGCTCTGAAGAAGAGATTGGAGTTTTATCGCAAAGAAGTTGCTGTGTGTTCAGTCGTCAAAGCAGAGCTTTTTTACGGTTCTATGAAAAGTGCCAATCCCGAAAAAAATCTCAGGTTACAGACAGAATTTCTCTCGCAATTTATCTCTCTTCCCTTTGATGATGTGGCGGCAAATTTATTTGGCATAATCCGATCGCAATTGGAATTTAAGGGGACTCCTATCGGGTCTTATGACTTACAAATTGCGGCGATCGCCCTGGCACATCATCTCACCCTAGTAACCCACAATGTCCGTGAATTTAGTCGAGTAGAGGGTTTACAGTGGGAAGATTGGGAGCCAGAGACATAG